A DNA window from Candidatus Sulfidibacterium hydrothermale contains the following coding sequences:
- a CDS encoding XdhC family protein, whose product MQSIFSFIHSHLLQGQKVMLMTVIGRDGSSPGKQGFKMAVASDGTFTGSIGGGVMEHRLSEQARRLLKQPDLPAPFIVFQDHDPEAKDNRSGMICSGGQTIAFIPLTQQELAVVRQILDAVEKEEKGVMALTEKGIAFRKGEELTVPTESQILSESRWEYKQQLGMPDTLYIFGGGHVGLALSKIFSHLDFKIVLFDNRNGLNTFEENRFAHEKQVVRYTEVTGLVPEGFNVYVVIVTFAHKSDEQVLEQMLGKDLKYLGLMGSAKKIETIFGNLKKKGFTDEQLSKVHAPIGFPINSETPAEIAVSIAAEIIAVKNGAK is encoded by the coding sequence ATGCAATCCATCTTCTCATTTATTCATTCCCATCTTTTGCAGGGGCAAAAGGTGATGCTGATGACGGTTATCGGTCGTGATGGCAGCAGTCCGGGAAAACAGGGTTTTAAAATGGCCGTAGCTTCTGACGGGACTTTTACCGGTTCTATTGGAGGCGGTGTAATGGAACACCGGCTTTCGGAACAAGCCCGGCGTCTTTTAAAACAACCGGATCTTCCGGCTCCTTTCATTGTATTTCAGGATCATGATCCGGAGGCCAAAGACAATCGTTCCGGAATGATCTGCTCCGGCGGGCAAACGATAGCCTTTATCCCATTAACCCAGCAAGAGCTTGCCGTGGTCCGGCAAATTCTGGATGCTGTTGAAAAGGAAGAGAAAGGAGTGATGGCCCTGACAGAAAAAGGAATTGCTTTTCGGAAAGGAGAAGAATTGACGGTTCCGACAGAAAGCCAGATTCTTTCAGAAAGTCGATGGGAATATAAGCAACAACTCGGGATGCCCGATACGTTGTACATTTTTGGCGGCGGCCATGTAGGACTGGCTTTGTCAAAAATATTTAGTCATCTCGATTTTAAGATTGTCTTATTTGATAACCGGAACGGGCTCAATACCTTTGAAGAGAACCGTTTTGCCCATGAAAAACAGGTTGTCCGCTATACTGAAGTAACCGGTTTGGTACCGGAAGGTTTTAATGTGTATGTGGTCATTGTTACTTTTGCTCACAAAAGTGATGAACAGGTATTGGAACAGATGCTGGGGAAAGACCTGAAATATCTGGGATTAATGGGAAGTGCAAAAAAGATAGAAACCATTTTCGGAAATCTGAAAAAGAAAGGTTTTACGGATGAGCAGTTGTCGAAAGTTCATGCGCCCATCGGATTTCCAATCAACAGCGAAACGCCGGCTGAAATAGCGGTGAGTATTGCTGCAGAGATTATCGCCGTGAAGAACGGCGCAAAATAA
- a CDS encoding peptidylprolyl isomerase: protein MAAIGSIRKHSTLLVIVIGGALAAFILGDFMKRRNRREVNAGKVNGVEITIMDFNKKLDQNIANAKQQQHTKSLSTNETFRLREQTWEQLVRQILMDQQYKDLGIQVGTDEMFNLIQGPNPHPLIKRYFTNPKTGRYDRSLVIQYLQHFNQLPENAQQQWLMLEDYIRADQMQKKYDALIAQGYYIPKAIAQRMYDNQNTRADIEYIAARYSNVPESKIKVTEADYEKYYEEHKNEFKQKKGCAIEYVSFNVLPSAADIAKARKEAILTAEDFKKTDNPLQFAKANSDHIYDTSWLKEGVLPAPIDSVVFHAKPGTVAGPVKIGNTFVMARLLAVAVRPDSMKAEHILIAYKGAFRTDPSVTRTKEEAKKLADSLYRVLKRNPAKFKTLADKFSNDGSVVQNHGDLGWFMDGRMVPAFNEAVVKTKVGHFTVAESQFGFHVIKVTGKKDFNKKVKVAVVAQDIIPSNATYQNVFAKASKIASEAHDQKAFEAVAKKEHLQVHVMPRMYENTYYIPGLENARSIVRWAFKSSTDVGTVSNVFDLEGQYAVAVVTKRYEAGIPSLDEVKDRIKPFVINQVKGKYLAKEMEKYHGNLDKLAAAFKTKKQSMDNLTFNSRNIVGFGMEDKVIGTVFGMKDKTVSQPIVGNAATFVVSLDALRKAGQLHNYKAFISPYLNEFKQRVAQDYPYIAIKDAADIQDNRITFY from the coding sequence ATGGCAGCTATAGGAAGTATTAGGAAACATTCCACTCTTTTGGTGATTGTAATTGGCGGTGCTCTGGCCGCTTTTATTCTGGGTGACTTCATGAAAAGAAGAAACCGCAGAGAAGTAAATGCCGGAAAAGTAAACGGTGTGGAAATTACCATCATGGATTTCAATAAAAAACTGGACCAGAACATTGCAAATGCCAAACAGCAACAACATACCAAAAGCCTGAGTACCAACGAAACTTTTCGTCTGCGTGAACAAACCTGGGAACAGCTTGTCAGACAGATTTTAATGGATCAACAATACAAAGACCTGGGCATTCAGGTGGGTACCGACGAAATGTTTAACCTAATTCAGGGTCCCAATCCTCATCCGCTGATCAAACGTTACTTTACCAATCCAAAAACCGGACGTTACGACAGAAGTTTGGTCATTCAATACCTGCAACATTTTAACCAATTACCCGAAAATGCCCAACAGCAATGGTTAATGCTTGAAGATTACATTCGTGCTGACCAAATGCAGAAAAAATACGACGCCCTTATTGCACAAGGCTATTATATTCCTAAAGCCATCGCCCAACGGATGTATGATAACCAAAACACACGGGCTGACATCGAATATATCGCTGCCCGATATTCTAATGTGCCTGAAAGCAAAATTAAAGTTACGGAAGCCGATTACGAAAAATATTACGAAGAACACAAAAACGAATTCAAACAGAAAAAAGGCTGTGCCATTGAGTATGTTTCTTTTAATGTGTTACCATCGGCTGCCGATATTGCCAAGGCACGTAAAGAAGCTATCCTTACGGCTGAAGATTTCAAAAAAACCGATAATCCTTTACAGTTTGCCAAAGCCAACTCCGACCATATTTATGACACATCCTGGCTGAAAGAAGGCGTTCTTCCGGCTCCTATTGATTCGGTGGTATTTCATGCTAAACCGGGAACCGTTGCCGGTCCGGTAAAAATTGGCAACACCTTTGTTATGGCCCGTTTACTGGCTGTAGCTGTCCGGCCTGATTCTATGAAAGCCGAACATATTCTCATCGCTTACAAAGGAGCCTTCCGTACCGATCCGTCGGTAACCCGCACCAAAGAAGAAGCCAAAAAACTGGCCGACAGCCTGTATCGTGTTTTAAAACGGAATCCGGCTAAATTTAAAACATTGGCTGATAAATTTTCCAATGACGGATCTGTAGTGCAAAATCATGGCGATCTGGGTTGGTTTATGGATGGAAGAATGGTTCCGGCATTTAACGAAGCGGTGGTAAAAACCAAAGTGGGACATTTCACGGTTGCCGAATCGCAATTCGGATTCCATGTTATCAAAGTAACCGGCAAAAAAGACTTTAACAAAAAAGTAAAAGTGGCTGTGGTAGCACAGGATATCATCCCGAGCAACGCCACTTATCAAAACGTATTTGCCAAAGCCAGTAAAATTGCTTCGGAAGCACACGATCAAAAAGCTTTTGAAGCAGTGGCCAAAAAAGAGCATTTGCAAGTACATGTTATGCCACGGATGTACGAAAACACTTACTACATTCCCGGACTGGAAAACGCCCGCAGCATTGTACGCTGGGCTTTCAAAAGCAGTACCGATGTAGGAACTGTTTCCAATGTATTCGATCTGGAAGGACAATACGCCGTAGCAGTGGTAACCAAAAGATATGAAGCCGGTATTCCTTCGCTCGACGAAGTAAAAGACCGCATTAAACCGTTTGTGATCAACCAGGTGAAAGGAAAATACCTGGCCAAAGAAATGGAAAAATATCACGGCAATTTAGATAAGCTGGCTGCTGCTTTCAAAACCAAAAAACAGTCGATGGACAACCTGACTTTCAATTCGCGTAACATTGTCGGATTTGGAATGGAAGACAAAGTTATCGGGACAGTATTTGGCATGAAAGACAAAACCGTAAGCCAGCCCATCGTAGGAAATGCAGCTACTTTTGTTGTTAGCCTGGATGCCTTGCGCAAAGCCGGTCAGTTACATAACTACAAAGCCTTTATCAGCCCTTACCTGAACGAATTCAAACAAAGGGTTGCTCAGGATTATCCGTACATCGCCATCAAAGATGCTGCCGATATTCAGGATAACCGCATTACTTTCTATTAA
- a CDS encoding hemolysin family protein, translated as MSTIWIIIALSLLLSAFFSGMEIAFVSSSRLKHELDLKRNILPARILAPFYHHPSKFIGALLLGNNMALVVYGIAMALVLEPAIKNILPPSMHSEFYILFLQTILATLLILIVSEFLPKVFFRIRPNAILKTFAIPVWIFYYLFYPLIFLYIGISEWIIRLFLRVDVSSQKYTFSAIDLDEYVQELQQEKPEDQTFVQEIQMMQNAIEFKNIKLRDCMIPRTEIVAADIDEEIATLRRLFTESGHSKIMIYKETIDNLLGYVHAYDMFKFPKNISQVMRPVEIFPETMAASTVLNLFIKKHKSVAVVVDEFGGTSGIVTMEDIIEEIFGEIEDEYDKDEVVEKQLSENEYQFSARLEVDYLNEKYQLNLPESEEYETLAGLILHYSESIPPVHEVVEIPPFSFKILKASGNRLEEILMKKHA; from the coding sequence TTGAGTACGATCTGGATTATTATAGCCCTATCATTGTTGTTGTCTGCATTCTTTTCCGGAATGGAAATCGCTTTTGTCAGCTCCAGTCGTTTAAAACACGAACTCGATCTGAAGCGCAACATTCTGCCAGCCCGGATTCTTGCTCCGTTTTACCATCATCCGTCAAAATTTATCGGGGCTTTACTGCTGGGGAATAACATGGCGCTGGTTGTTTATGGCATCGCCATGGCTTTGGTACTCGAACCGGCCATTAAAAACATTTTACCCCCTTCGATGCATTCGGAGTTTTATATTCTTTTTCTGCAAACCATTTTGGCCACACTGCTCATTCTGATTGTTTCAGAGTTTCTGCCCAAAGTTTTTTTTCGCATCCGTCCCAATGCCATTTTAAAAACCTTTGCCATCCCCGTATGGATTTTCTATTATCTGTTTTACCCTTTAATTTTCTTGTATATCGGCATTTCGGAATGGATCATACGGCTTTTCTTAAGGGTGGATGTTTCTTCGCAGAAATACACTTTTAGCGCCATTGATCTGGACGAATACGTTCAGGAACTGCAACAGGAAAAACCGGAAGATCAAACCTTTGTTCAGGAAATACAAATGATGCAGAACGCCATTGAGTTTAAGAACATCAAATTGCGTGACTGCATGATTCCGCGAACCGAAATCGTTGCCGCTGACATTGACGAAGAAATAGCCACTCTACGTCGGCTTTTTACCGAGTCAGGACACTCAAAAATCATGATCTACAAAGAAACCATTGATAATCTTTTAGGTTATGTACACGCCTACGATATGTTCAAATTTCCAAAAAACATATCGCAGGTAATGCGGCCGGTAGAAATTTTTCCGGAAACGATGGCTGCCAGCACCGTTTTAAACCTTTTCATTAAAAAGCATAAAAGTGTTGCGGTTGTCGTGGATGAGTTTGGGGGAACCTCCGGCATTGTCACCATGGAAGATATCATTGAAGAGATTTTTGGTGAGATTGAAGATGAATACGACAAAGACGAGGTGGTGGAAAAACAACTTTCCGAAAATGAATACCAGTTTTCGGCACGGCTCGAAGTAGATTATCTGAATGAAAAATATCAGCTTAACCTGCCGGAATCAGAAGAATATGAAACGCTGGCAGGTCTCATCTTACACTACTCCGAAAGTATTCCACCGGTTCATGAAGTAGTGGAAATTCCCCCGTTTTCGTTTAAGATTCTAAAAGCTTCCGGTAACCGGTTAGAAGAAATACTCATGAAAAAACACGCTTAA
- the lptC gene encoding LPS export ABC transporter periplasmic protein LptC codes for MIRNLFKSVAVVLAMGTLFSCENNIKVVQQISALDTLAELTATHIHYIRTDSGRKQLVLTSPLLLKYGGDKPYTEFPKGFNVIFYDTSGQAISSIRAGFGIRYDKKGLLISKDSVVVKNLKTHEQLNTNKLIWNERKHIIYAPGFLKITSPDRIIYGDSMKASEKFTQRTIYGIRGTVDVSEDTTGF; via the coding sequence ATGATACGGAATTTATTTAAAAGCGTCGCTGTTGTTTTGGCAATGGGGACGCTTTTTTCTTGTGAAAACAACATTAAAGTCGTTCAGCAAATCAGTGCTTTAGACACCTTAGCCGAATTGACAGCTACTCATATTCACTACATTCGAACAGATTCCGGGAGAAAACAATTGGTTTTAACCAGTCCGCTGTTATTAAAATACGGAGGCGACAAACCTTACACCGAATTTCCAAAAGGTTTCAACGTAATCTTTTATGACACCTCCGGACAAGCAATTTCCAGTATCCGTGCAGGTTTTGGTATTCGTTACGACAAAAAAGGGTTGCTTATTTCCAAAGATAGTGTTGTAGTTAAAAACCTGAAAACACACGAACAACTTAACACCAACAAACTGATTTGGAACGAGCGAAAACACATTATTTATGCCCCGGGTTTTCTGAAGATCACCAGTCCTGACCGTATCATTTACGGCGATAGTATGAAAGCCAGTGAAAAATTCACCCAACGAACCATTTACGGTATTCGCGGTACTGTTGATGTTTCGGAAGACACCACTGGTTTTTAA
- a CDS encoding tetratricopeptide repeat protein, producing the protein MKAKLFIFFLGLVFSLSALAGNPVKSFVPQNNNGPKYGKDSIKCLMNLSLYTESYRQWRQSHYKNEAIKDAIQPWIWVFNNCPRSTEAIYVDGDKIMRWRIKHAPQDKKKALVDTLMMLFDKRIKYFPNNYRTHLPQEGYVRGREGIALYQVSPESFEKAYYILKKSVDLDKDRTTAAVLAYYFRDVARMVQAGKLDTLALINAYDTITGYIDANIARYKAQNNMRRATEYKNVKGYIEMTFEPFANCGDLARVFSKKYDQNPNDSVLLKKIVGLLDSKHCYNEPLYFKALVSLYKIEPNPNSAFLIGKMLLQKKEYDQALEYLKKSTTMKDTADLVDDYLLMAQTYLTKNDYPMAREMARKVIRLQPNNGKAYEFIGDLYAASAEKCGKNALTKKVAFWAAVDMFRKAKQVDPTMTDAMNHKISIYKKYFPTKETMFFYNIKPGDKYKVGCWINVTTIARPSN; encoded by the coding sequence ATGAAAGCAAAACTTTTCATCTTCTTTTTGGGATTGGTATTCAGCCTCTCAGCGCTGGCTGGCAATCCGGTAAAAAGCTTTGTGCCACAGAACAACAACGGCCCAAAATACGGCAAAGACAGCATCAAATGTTTAATGAATCTCTCCTTATACACTGAATCGTATCGTCAATGGAGACAAAGTCATTACAAAAACGAAGCCATTAAAGATGCTATCCAGCCCTGGATTTGGGTATTTAACAATTGCCCGCGTTCTACCGAAGCTATTTATGTAGATGGGGATAAAATCATGCGGTGGAGAATCAAACATGCTCCGCAGGATAAAAAGAAAGCGCTGGTCGATACCCTGATGATGCTTTTCGACAAACGAATCAAATATTTTCCCAATAATTACCGCACACACTTGCCTCAGGAAGGATATGTACGCGGCCGGGAAGGAATTGCCCTTTATCAGGTATCTCCCGAATCATTTGAAAAAGCCTACTACATCCTTAAAAAATCTGTAGATCTGGACAAAGACAGAACTACTGCTGCTGTATTGGCTTATTATTTCCGGGATGTAGCCCGTATGGTACAGGCCGGAAAATTGGACACCCTGGCGTTAATTAATGCCTACGACACCATTACCGGCTATATTGATGCCAATATCGCCCGCTACAAAGCACAAAACAACATGCGCCGTGCTACCGAATACAAAAACGTAAAAGGATACATCGAAATGACTTTCGAACCTTTTGCCAATTGTGGTGACCTTGCACGTGTTTTCAGCAAAAAATATGATCAGAACCCCAACGATTCTGTCCTGCTGAAGAAAATTGTCGGTTTACTGGACAGCAAACATTGCTATAACGAACCGTTATACTTTAAAGCGCTGGTCAGCCTCTATAAAATAGAGCCTAATCCTAACTCCGCTTTCCTGATTGGTAAAATGTTACTGCAAAAGAAAGAATACGATCAAGCGCTGGAATACCTGAAGAAAAGTACTACCATGAAAGATACTGCCGATTTGGTAGATGATTATCTGCTCATGGCACAAACCTATCTGACAAAGAACGATTACCCGATGGCTCGTGAAATGGCCCGTAAGGTTATTCGCTTGCAGCCAAATAATGGTAAAGCTTACGAATTCATTGGCGACCTGTATGCAGCCAGTGCCGAAAAATGCGGCAAAAATGCTTTGACTAAAAAAGTAGCTTTCTGGGCTGCCGTGGATATGTTCCGCAAAGCCAAACAGGTAGATCCGACCATGACCGATGCCATGAATCATAAGATTTCCATCTACAAAAAATATTTCCCCACCAAAGAAACGATGTTCTTCTACAACATCAAACCGGGAGATAAATACAAAGTTGGCTGCTGGATTAACGTAACCACTATAGCACGGCCTTCCAACTAA
- a CDS encoding type III pantothenate kinase, protein MKLIIDIGNTRSKIAVFSEKQMESVWVYTSLSTDILKDIVKDYPDIHAAILSSVTTYPKEIDTFLSQRFYYLKLDSQTPLPVKLLYKTPQTLGKDRMAIAAAAQAFAPGENVLVIDAGTTITYDIVNHKGEYLGGAISPGLQMRLKALHTFTGKLPLIKQLVATPPLVGNDTNTSIASGVLNGITAEMEGMIRAYAKRFPGLKIVLSGGDEKYFDKRLKNNIFALPNFVLQGLKEILDFNEKKSEDKV, encoded by the coding sequence TTGAAACTAATTATCGACATTGGGAATACACGAAGCAAGATTGCTGTTTTTTCTGAAAAACAGATGGAGAGCGTATGGGTTTATACTTCTCTTTCCACAGATATACTGAAGGATATTGTAAAAGACTACCCGGATATTCATGCGGCAATCTTATCTTCCGTAACAACCTATCCCAAAGAAATTGATACTTTTTTATCCCAAAGATTTTACTACCTGAAACTGGATTCACAAACCCCTTTACCGGTTAAGCTTTTATACAAAACGCCACAAACCCTGGGGAAAGACCGCATGGCCATTGCCGCTGCGGCACAGGCTTTTGCTCCCGGGGAAAATGTCCTGGTCATTGATGCCGGTACGACCATCACTTACGATATTGTCAACCATAAAGGAGAGTACCTCGGCGGTGCAATTAGTCCCGGATTACAAATGCGATTAAAAGCACTGCATACTTTTACAGGAAAACTTCCGTTGATAAAACAACTTGTTGCCACGCCTCCCCTTGTGGGAAATGACACAAATACTTCTATTGCTTCAGGGGTTTTAAACGGAATAACTGCTGAAATGGAAGGGATGATTCGGGCTTATGCAAAGCGGTTTCCGGGGCTAAAAATTGTGCTGAGTGGCGGCGACGAAAAATATTTTGATAAACGGTTAAAAAATAACATCTTTGCACTCCCCAATTTTGTGTTGCAAGGACTGAAGGAGATATTGGATTTTAATGAAAAAAAAAGTGAGGATAAAGTTTAA